In Fibrobacter succinogenes, a single genomic region encodes these proteins:
- a CDS encoding DNA topoisomerase IV subunit B → MAATKYTEDSIKSLEWHEHIRLRPGMYIGKLGDGQSPDDGIYVLVKEIIDNSIDEFVMGAGKKIEIDIDDHAARVRDYGRGIPLGKVIDCVSKINTGGKYDSEAFQKSVGLNGVGTKAVNALSTKFIVKSFRDGRMKQAEFCRGVLVQDYKECATTEKNGTEIYFEPDADIFKNYRFLPAYMEEKVWNYAYLNNGLQLVMNDKVYTSPNGLLDLLNKHVDDSIRYPVIHFKGKDIECAFTHGNQYGEHYYSFVNGQHTTQGGTHQQAFREGVVKGARDHFKKDLDPADVRNCIIGAISVRIQEPVFESQTKTKLGSTTVSPGGAQLRSWVVDYVASQFDNYLHKNPETEKALLNRITQNERERKEIAGIKKLANERAKKANLHNRKLRDCKIHLTDVKNALNRESMIFITEGDSASGSITKARNVQTQAVFSLRGKPLNSFGMTKKVVYENEEFNLLQHALDIENGLENLRYDKVIIATDADVDGMHIRLLLMTFFLQFFPELVEQKHLYILQTPLFRVRNKQVTKYCYDETERDKAAKEIGKTGLEITRFKGLGEISPEEFGQFINEDMRLETVSIPPDATLGKMLEYYMGNNTPSRQEHIVQNLRAEAVEEL, encoded by the coding sequence ATGGCAGCTACGAAATATACAGAAGACAGTATCAAGTCCCTCGAATGGCATGAACATATCCGCCTCCGCCCCGGCATGTACATCGGTAAGCTCGGCGACGGACAGAGCCCGGACGACGGCATTTACGTGCTCGTCAAGGAAATTATCGACAACTCCATCGACGAATTCGTCATGGGTGCGGGCAAGAAGATTGAAATTGATATCGACGACCACGCAGCTCGCGTACGCGACTACGGCCGTGGCATTCCTCTCGGCAAGGTCATCGACTGCGTATCGAAGATCAACACGGGTGGTAAGTACGATTCCGAAGCTTTCCAGAAGTCGGTCGGTTTGAACGGTGTGGGTACAAAGGCCGTGAACGCCCTCTCCACGAAGTTCATCGTCAAGAGTTTCCGCGACGGCCGCATGAAGCAGGCCGAGTTCTGCCGTGGCGTCCTGGTACAGGACTACAAGGAATGCGCCACCACCGAAAAGAACGGTACAGAAATCTACTTTGAACCGGATGCCGACATATTCAAGAACTACAGATTCCTCCCGGCCTACATGGAAGAAAAGGTTTGGAACTACGCCTACTTGAACAACGGCCTCCAGCTCGTGATGAACGACAAGGTCTACACGAGCCCGAACGGTCTTTTGGACCTTTTGAACAAGCACGTGGACGATTCCATCCGCTACCCGGTGATTCACTTCAAGGGTAAGGATATCGAATGCGCGTTCACGCACGGCAACCAGTACGGCGAGCACTACTACAGCTTTGTGAACGGCCAGCACACCACGCAGGGCGGTACCCACCAGCAGGCATTCCGCGAAGGTGTCGTCAAGGGCGCCCGCGACCACTTCAAGAAGGACCTCGATCCGGCCGACGTGCGCAACTGCATCATCGGTGCAATTTCCGTGCGCATCCAGGAACCAGTGTTCGAATCTCAAACCAAGACGAAGCTCGGTTCTACGACGGTTTCGCCGGGAGGCGCCCAGTTGCGTTCCTGGGTCGTCGATTATGTGGCAAGTCAGTTCGACAACTACTTGCACAAGAATCCCGAAACTGAAAAGGCGCTCCTCAACCGCATCACGCAGAACGAACGCGAACGCAAGGAAATCGCAGGCATCAAGAAGCTTGCGAACGAACGCGCCAAGAAGGCAAACTTGCACAACCGCAAACTCCGCGACTGCAAGATCCACCTCACCGACGTGAAAAACGCGCTCAACCGCGAATCGATGATTTTCATTACAGAAGGTGACTCCGCATCCGGCTCCATCACCAAGGCCCGTAACGTGCAGACGCAGGCCGTGTTCAGCTTGCGCGGTAAACCGCTCAACAGCTTTGGCATGACGAAGAAGGTCGTCTATGAGAACGAAGAATTCAACTTGTTGCAACACGCGCTCGATATCGAAAACGGTCTCGAAAACTTGCGTTACGACAAAGTGATTATCGCGACCGATGCTGATGTGGACGGTATGCACATTCGCCTTTTGCTCATGACATTCTTCTTGCAGTTCTTCCCGGAACTCGTGGAACAAAAGCACTTGTACATCTTGCAGACGCCGCTTTTCCGCGTGCGCAACAAGCAAGTGACCAAGTACTGCTACGACGAAACCGAACGCGACAAGGCGGCCAAGGAAATCGGCAAGACCGGTCTCGAAATCACTCGATTCAAAGGTCTTGGCGAAATCAGCCCGGAAGAATTCGGACAGTTCATCAACGAAGACATGCGCCTCGAAACGGTCAGCATTCCGCCCGACGCAACGCTCGGCAAGATGCTGGAATACTACATGGGCAACAACACGCCGAGCCGCCAGGAGCACATCGTGCAGAACCTGAGAGCCGAAGCCGTGGAAGAATTGTAG
- a CDS encoding DNA cytosine methyltransferase yields MMAKAALKIVSLFSGCGGLDKGFENAGFKIIWANEYDKSIWATFEANYPNVPLDHRSITDISEDEIPDCDGILGGPPCQSWSEAGAGRGINDKRGQLFYDYIRVLKAKQPKFFLCENVSGILSSRHYKSFQEFLNKFEEAGYNVSWKLLNANDYNVPEDRERVIIVGYRKDLNKKFIHPEPLEHKPNLKEAIGDLPEAVPAQKFNKANKDLNIPNHEYMTGGFSPIFMSRNRVRSWDEPSFTIQAGGRQAPLHPKAPKMVKVEKNKQIFAPGHESEYRRLSVRECARIQTFPDDYKFVYNDVSVGYKVIGNAVPVNLAYAMAMQIKKDLK; encoded by the coding sequence ATGATGGCAAAAGCAGCTCTTAAAATAGTATCTCTATTCTCGGGATGCGGTGGACTTGACAAAGGTTTTGAAAACGCAGGATTTAAAATCATATGGGCAAACGAGTACGATAAATCCATATGGGCGACATTCGAAGCCAATTACCCAAATGTACCATTAGACCATAGAAGTATAACAGACATTTCTGAAGATGAAATTCCAGATTGCGATGGGATTCTTGGTGGTCCACCCTGTCAAAGTTGGAGCGAAGCTGGAGCAGGGAGAGGAATAAATGACAAACGAGGTCAGCTCTTCTATGATTACATTCGCGTATTAAAAGCGAAACAACCCAAATTTTTCTTATGCGAAAATGTATCAGGGATTCTTAGCTCCAGACATTATAAGTCATTCCAGGAGTTCTTAAATAAATTCGAAGAAGCTGGATACAATGTTTCCTGGAAACTCTTAAATGCCAACGATTACAATGTTCCCGAAGATCGAGAACGAGTCATCATCGTTGGCTACAGAAAAGATTTAAACAAAAAATTCATTCATCCAGAACCTTTAGAGCATAAACCAAATCTAAAGGAAGCTATTGGTGATTTGCCAGAAGCCGTTCCCGCCCAAAAATTCAACAAAGCGAACAAAGACCTCAATATTCCCAATCATGAATACATGACGGGAGGATTCTCCCCCATATTTATGTCACGCAATAGAGTGCGTAGCTGGGACGAGCCTTCATTTACAATTCAAGCTGGCGGACGGCAAGCTCCACTTCATCCCAAAGCTCCCAAAATGGTCAAGGTCGAAAAGAACAAACAAATTTTCGCACCAGGTCACGAATCAGAATATAGACGATTAAGCGTTCGCGAATGCGCAAGAATTCAAACATTCCCAGACGATTACAAGTTTGTTTATAACGATGTTTCTGTCGGTTATAAAGTTATCGGCAACGCCGTTCCTGTCAACCTAGCCTACGCCATGGCAATGCAGATCAAAAAGGATTTGAAATGA
- a CDS encoding NgoPII family restriction endonuclease, which translates to MSNIIDAIINLVNYKNNSLLENTAGNNRANNSGDGLEEYVKDLFAGTFNKDGAQRLEKISNTFSYLGNNSNPPDAMLREGDAIEVKKIETPNSALALNSSYPKNKLFASSSMISQACKTAETWESKDIMYIVGFVQSNRLKQLSIVYGMDYCADESCYLRIKNTIKESVESIPSIEFAESRELGHINKVDPLGITYMRVRGMWGIENPWKVFSYVYQRNSNNHFSFMCIINNEKWATFGNATTLMNLATAERSLSISNIRIKDPNNPANLRDAKLISFSF; encoded by the coding sequence ATGAGCAATATCATTGATGCAATTATCAACCTCGTGAATTACAAAAACAATTCCCTTCTTGAAAATACAGCAGGAAACAACAGAGCTAACAATTCTGGCGACGGTTTGGAAGAATACGTCAAAGACCTTTTTGCAGGAACATTCAATAAAGACGGTGCGCAACGACTAGAAAAAATCAGCAACACATTCTCTTATCTTGGAAACAATTCAAACCCACCGGACGCCATGTTACGAGAAGGGGACGCAATTGAAGTCAAGAAAATAGAAACTCCCAATTCTGCACTAGCATTAAACAGCAGTTACCCCAAAAACAAACTGTTCGCTAGCAGTTCAATGATAAGCCAAGCTTGCAAAACCGCAGAAACATGGGAAAGCAAAGACATCATGTATATTGTCGGATTCGTGCAAAGCAACCGACTAAAACAATTGAGCATAGTCTATGGCATGGATTATTGTGCTGACGAATCCTGTTACCTGAGAATTAAAAATACAATCAAAGAATCCGTTGAGAGCATTCCTTCAATTGAATTTGCCGAATCACGAGAACTCGGCCATATCAATAAGGTCGATCCCCTAGGCATAACATATATGCGAGTTCGTGGTATGTGGGGCATAGAAAACCCATGGAAAGTTTTTTCTTATGTATACCAGCGAAATTCCAACAACCATTTTTCATTTATGTGCATCATCAATAATGAAAAATGGGCAACATTTGGAAATGCCACAACTTTGATGAATTTGGCAACAGCCGAAAGGTCTTTAAGCATTTCTAACATTCGTATCAAAGACCCAAACAATCCAGCAAACTTGCGAGATGCTAAGCTAATTTCATTTAGTTTTTAA
- a CDS encoding ORF6N domain-containing protein has product MKNDVGNEFVSLNPLTATEIERMILVIRDKQVLLDRDLATIYGVETKRINEQVKRNIERFPEEFCFQLNLEEASCSSKSQIATLNASGNKRGFNVKKLPYAFTEQGVAMLSAVLHSENAIRVSIGIMNAFVAMRHFMMQNGCIVNRLSNVEAKIINQDERMLAQDRKMLEHDQKIDELFEAMDRGELRSKGLFYNNQVFDAYVFVCGLIRLAKKRIVLVDRYVDEKTLTMMLKRQKDVSVTIYTYDKSKVFGVDLSVYNAQYPNCPIKILPSYGMHDRFLFIDEIAYHFGASLKDLGSNTFFFSKEEFTLDEVMKKSNEIAKEKAQNGKC; this is encoded by the coding sequence ATGAAAAACGATGTAGGTAATGAGTTTGTCTCGTTGAATCCTTTGACTGCGACTGAAATTGAAAGGATGATTCTTGTCATTCGCGATAAGCAGGTGCTACTTGACCGCGATTTGGCTACGATTTATGGAGTGGAAACGAAGCGTATCAATGAACAGGTAAAGCGTAATATCGAAAGATTTCCAGAGGAATTCTGTTTTCAATTGAATTTGGAGGAGGCTTCTTGTTCTTCAAAGTCGCAAATTGCGACTTTGAACGCTAGTGGTAATAAACGCGGCTTTAACGTGAAAAAATTGCCTTATGCATTCACGGAACAAGGGGTTGCAATGCTTTCTGCCGTATTGCATAGTGAAAATGCCATAAGAGTAAGCATAGGCATTATGAATGCTTTTGTTGCCATGCGTCATTTTATGATGCAAAATGGCTGCATTGTCAATCGCCTTTCAAATGTAGAAGCGAAGATTATTAATCAGGATGAACGGATGCTTGCGCAAGACCGAAAAATGCTTGAACATGATCAAAAAATAGATGAACTTTTTGAAGCTATGGATCGGGGCGAATTGCGTTCAAAGGGCTTGTTCTATAATAACCAGGTTTTCGATGCTTATGTATTTGTGTGTGGCTTGATTAGGCTGGCTAAAAAGAGAATTGTCCTAGTTGATAGATATGTGGACGAGAAAACTTTGACAATGATGCTTAAACGGCAAAAAGATGTTTCTGTAACAATCTATACCTATGATAAAAGTAAAGTTTTTGGAGTTGATCTGTCGGTATATAATGCTCAATATCCGAATTGCCCGATAAAAATTTTGCCCAGTTATGGTATGCATGATAGATTTCTGTTTATTGATGAAATCGCATATCATTTTGGAGCTTCGCTCAAAGATTTGGGTTCTAATACCTTCTTTTTTAGCAAGGAGGAGTTTACTTTGGATGAGGTCATGAAGAAAAGTAATGAAATTGCGAAAGAAAAAGCGCAGAATGGAAAATGCTAG
- a CDS encoding hemolysin family protein, with translation MGDTNTIAIVLLVFFLFVSASFTLIKAVFAAIYAKREDHDRTDREAKIAKIVENCGYNETVSIGRIFSDVGIGVFGYYLFSNAPWPWVHDYWLFGILAYMLCACAVIYVVTIFCPNLIGSLKPDTLSVILVPLYRLLRMPFVPVGKVCHTVYLKLLNALGYDAKLSFLPEERRDAVQADISDSSLAEGEGLEKEERQMILNIFDFVETPVREIMTPRVDMCAIDVDTSLEDLVKVLNNERHSRLPVYKETVDNIVGILSNRDFLEWYTEHRDEPFDLMKLVMPPVYVPYHKKIDDLLTELRKTGNQLAIVVDEYGGTAGLVTLEDILEEIVGEIRDEDDMDEDEDVQKLKDGRYILDPLMTLSDLEYELDVELKPPENSHVETLSGLIQATLGIIPSPGAEVKIQGYTFRVLRMDGTRMEKVMMILPAGVKGPKTQTLHKV, from the coding sequence ATGGGTGATACGAACACCATTGCTATTGTTCTTCTCGTTTTCTTTCTTTTTGTTTCGGCGTCTTTTACTTTAATCAAGGCTGTCTTTGCGGCAATTTATGCCAAACGTGAAGACCATGACCGCACGGATCGCGAAGCGAAGATTGCAAAGATCGTTGAAAACTGTGGCTACAACGAAACTGTCTCCATCGGCCGTATATTCTCGGATGTGGGCATTGGCGTTTTCGGCTATTACCTCTTCTCGAATGCTCCGTGGCCGTGGGTTCACGATTATTGGTTGTTTGGAATTTTGGCGTATATGCTTTGTGCTTGCGCCGTGATTTATGTGGTGACGATTTTCTGCCCGAACTTGATTGGAAGCTTAAAGCCTGATACTTTGTCTGTAATTCTCGTTCCGCTTTACAGACTGCTTCGCATGCCATTTGTTCCGGTTGGAAAAGTTTGCCATACCGTTTACCTCAAGCTTTTGAACGCTCTGGGCTACGATGCTAAGCTCAGCTTCTTGCCTGAAGAACGCCGTGATGCTGTGCAGGCGGATATTTCGGATTCTTCGCTTGCCGAAGGCGAAGGCCTTGAAAAAGAAGAACGCCAGATGATCCTCAACATTTTCGACTTCGTGGAAACGCCGGTGCGCGAAATCATGACGCCGCGTGTGGACATGTGCGCGATTGATGTGGACACCTCGCTCGAAGATTTGGTGAAGGTCTTGAACAACGAACGCCATTCGCGTTTGCCGGTTTACAAGGAAACGGTCGACAACATTGTCGGTATTCTTTCGAACCGTGACTTTTTGGAATGGTACACGGAACATCGTGACGAACCATTCGATTTGATGAAGCTTGTGATGCCGCCGGTCTACGTGCCGTACCACAAGAAGATTGATGATCTTTTGACGGAACTCCGCAAGACGGGTAACCAGCTTGCGATTGTCGTGGATGAATATGGCGGCACGGCTGGCCTTGTGACGCTCGAAGATATTCTTGAAGAAATCGTCGGCGAAATCCGCGACGAAGATGACATGGACGAAGACGAGGACGTGCAGAAGTTGAAGGACGGACGCTACATTCTCGATCCGCTGATGACGCTTTCGGATTTGGAATACGAACTCGATGTGGAACTCAAGCCGCCTGAGAATTCCCATGTGGAAACGCTCTCTGGCTTGATTCAGGCAACGCTTGGAATCATCCCGTCGCCGGGCGCCGAAGTCAAGATTCAAGGCTACACGTTCCGCGTTCTGCGCATGGATGGCACCCGCATGGAAAAGGTCATGATGATCCTCCCTGCCGGCGTGAAAGGCCCCAAGACGCAGACACTGCATAAAGTGTAA
- the ybeY gene encoding rRNA maturation RNase YbeY — protein sequence MPDPASKKKDYTIDFLCEGNIESFPWKDKFEAMARKLLAEEGTENNVNIVLCTDEFVREMNKNYRGLDKVTDVLSFEWHEEIPGEEEMLGEIYIARDQVKRQAPQYGNSFFAEMKRVIVHGLLHLSGYDHMKAADRKVMRARECEFLGLDPYKDKESMENG from the coding sequence ATGCCAGACCCTGCTAGTAAAAAGAAAGACTACACTATCGATTTCCTGTGCGAGGGGAATATCGAGTCCTTCCCGTGGAAGGATAAGTTCGAAGCTATGGCCCGCAAACTCCTAGCCGAAGAAGGTACGGAGAACAACGTTAATATCGTTCTTTGCACGGATGAGTTCGTTCGCGAAATGAACAAGAACTACCGCGGACTCGACAAGGTGACGGATGTGCTCTCGTTCGAGTGGCACGAAGAAATCCCCGGCGAAGAAGAAATGCTTGGCGAAATCTATATCGCTCGCGACCAAGTCAAGCGCCAGGCCCCGCAATACGGTAACAGCTTTTTTGCCGAGATGAAACGCGTGATTGTTCACGGGCTACTCCACCTGTCGGGGTACGACCACATGAAGGCTGCCGACCGCAAAGTGATGCGCGCCCGCGAATGTGAGTTCTTGGGACTGGATCCATACAAGGACAAGGAGAGCATGGAAAATGGGTGA
- a CDS encoding metal ABC transporter ATP-binding protein, giving the protein MSAIDIKDLNFGYGKSPVLTDVNLSIDENDFVAIIGPNGGGKSTLMRLMVGLLKPTSGTVRLFGEKVPTKRVAVGYVPQNTNKNIEFPITVGECVATGKIGLSSKSEEVKAALERVHIGGYLDRRLGELSGGERQRVLIARSLVCNPKILFLDEPSNNIDVAGIEALYNMLAEFSETMTIVIVTHDLMALSHKVKSVVCVNHSVHYHEGANLTEDMLHRTYGCEVDLIAHGVPHRVLGSHDHTHGGCCEHHHHEVVSRQ; this is encoded by the coding sequence ATGTCTGCAATCGACATCAAAGATCTCAATTTTGGCTATGGAAAGTCGCCCGTGTTGACGGACGTGAATCTTTCAATTGACGAAAATGACTTTGTTGCCATCATCGGGCCAAATGGCGGTGGCAAGTCCACGTTGATGAGGTTAATGGTTGGGCTTTTGAAACCGACTTCTGGGACTGTGCGCTTGTTTGGCGAAAAGGTTCCGACGAAACGTGTGGCTGTTGGTTATGTGCCGCAGAACACGAATAAGAATATTGAATTCCCGATTACGGTGGGCGAGTGCGTTGCTACTGGAAAGATTGGGCTTTCTTCGAAATCGGAAGAGGTTAAGGCCGCGCTTGAACGTGTGCATATCGGTGGCTATTTGGACCGTCGCTTGGGCGAACTCAGCGGTGGTGAGCGTCAGCGTGTTTTAATTGCTCGTTCTCTTGTCTGTAATCCGAAGATTCTCTTTTTGGATGAACCGTCCAACAACATTGACGTGGCGGGAATTGAAGCGCTTTACAACATGCTTGCCGAATTTAGCGAAACCATGACGATTGTGATTGTAACGCATGACTTGATGGCTCTTTCGCATAAGGTGAAAAGCGTCGTGTGCGTGAACCATTCTGTGCATTATCATGAAGGCGCAAATTTAACCGAGGATATGCTCCATCGCACATATGGTTGCGAAGTCGATTTGATTGCCCATGGCGTGCCGCATCGCGTTCTCGGGAGCCATGACCACACCCACGGCGGCTGCTGTGAACATCATCACCACGAAGTGGTGAGTAGACAGTAG
- a CDS encoding metal ABC transporter solute-binding protein, Zn/Mn family, whose amino-acid sequence MRRIARFLFLLVTFAVAVVFAEDGKITVAVSLQPYATLVKMLGGDRVNVVTLLPPGADPHNFEPKPAVIKAFSLAQVYFSDGSGLDKVWLPRFLAANKDVKVIDISKNIEWMKSEHDDHEIHGHHHDEDEIDPHIWTSPYRVKFLAQNIYQALKQLDPEHEIFYTSQVQAVQNQLTAVMRKLNETVISLPSDRRSFIVFHPSYGYLAKDFKLKQYAIEVNGKEPKPRDLANLIKMGRKNGIKAVFVQPEFSKRAAETIAKDLGAVVVETDPLAADFIGNTEKFIEALKEAGKK is encoded by the coding sequence ATGCGTCGTATTGCACGTTTTTTATTCTTGCTTGTTACGTTTGCTGTTGCCGTTGTTTTTGCTGAAGATGGAAAAATTACCGTTGCCGTTTCGTTGCAGCCTTATGCAACGCTTGTGAAAATGCTTGGCGGTGATCGCGTGAATGTGGTGACGCTTTTGCCGCCGGGTGCCGATCCGCACAACTTTGAACCGAAACCTGCTGTGATCAAGGCTTTTTCGCTGGCTCAAGTTTATTTTTCGGATGGCTCAGGTCTAGATAAAGTTTGGCTGCCTCGTTTTTTAGCCGCAAATAAAGATGTTAAAGTCATCGATATTTCTAAGAATATTGAATGGATGAAGTCGGAACATGATGACCATGAAATTCATGGACATCATCACGATGAAGATGAAATTGATCCGCATATTTGGACATCTCCATATCGTGTGAAATTCTTGGCTCAAAATATTTATCAAGCATTAAAGCAACTTGATCCTGAACATGAAATTTTTTATACCAGTCAAGTTCAGGCTGTTCAAAATCAGTTGACCGCAGTTATGCGTAAATTGAATGAAACTGTTATCAGTTTACCGAGTGACCGTCGTTCTTTTATCGTGTTCCACCCGTCTTATGGTTACTTGGCAAAGGATTTCAAGCTTAAGCAGTATGCTATTGAAGTGAACGGCAAGGAACCCAAGCCGCGTGATTTGGCGAACCTCATCAAGATGGGCCGCAAGAATGGAATAAAGGCCGTGTTTGTACAGCCGGAATTCAGTAAACGTGCTGCAGAAACAATTGCAAAGGATCTTGGCGCTGTTGTCGTCGAAACGGATCCGCTTGCCGCAGACTTTATTGGTAATACGGAAAAGTTTATTGAAGCACTCAAAGAGGCTGGCAAAAAGTAA
- a CDS encoding HAD-IIA family hydrolase produces MKKVKAVVFDLDGTLYLSGRPYPGAVETVNCVAKRVPVYYLSNNTSKSPVFYENRLKVMGLPLADDSIISALYLSLDAIHERKIKNVFFFANPEVYEWFAAQDPSLNLRPSVEETELVLVAYHNSFDYRELCELSFRVQHGIPFWVTHTDFVCPDERGPVPDIGSFMALLKTAYGVEPEMSFGKPNPAMLSGLLKLYRPEEILFVGDRLYTDFELAKRSGCRFVLPLCGESKMADVERLDVKPEFIVNNVSEIDFNAFLEGKK; encoded by the coding sequence GTGAAAAAAGTAAAAGCAGTTGTCTTCGATTTAGACGGAACTCTCTATTTGAGTGGCCGCCCATACCCTGGTGCGGTCGAAACGGTCAATTGCGTGGCAAAGCGCGTGCCTGTCTATTATTTGAGCAACAACACGAGCAAGTCTCCGGTCTTTTACGAAAACCGCCTCAAGGTCATGGGGCTTCCGCTTGCCGATGATTCTATTATCTCGGCGTTGTATCTTTCGCTCGATGCCATTCACGAACGCAAAATCAAGAACGTGTTTTTCTTTGCAAACCCGGAAGTGTACGAATGGTTTGCGGCGCAGGATCCGAGTCTCAATTTGCGCCCGTCGGTCGAAGAAACGGAACTTGTGCTTGTCGCTTACCACAACAGCTTCGATTACCGTGAACTTTGCGAGCTTTCTTTCCGAGTGCAGCATGGCATCCCGTTCTGGGTGACGCATACGGATTTTGTTTGCCCCGACGAACGTGGCCCTGTGCCCGATATCGGTAGTTTCATGGCGCTTTTGAAAACAGCTTATGGTGTCGAACCCGAGATGAGTTTTGGCAAGCCGAATCCGGCTATGCTTTCGGGACTTTTAAAGCTTTACCGCCCTGAAGAAATCTTGTTTGTGGGCGACAGACTCTATACGGACTTTGAACTGGCAAAGCGCTCCGGTTGCCGATTTGTGTTGCCCCTGTGTGGCGAATCAAAAATGGCGGATGTCGAACGCCTTGATGTGAAACCAGAATTTATTGTAAATAACGTTAGTGAAATAGATTTTAACGCTTTCTTGGAAGGGAAAAAATAA
- a CDS encoding RsmE family RNA methyltransferase produces MKTPDSRFYCPLISVGTIILDENESSHAVRVCRAANGDILQLCDGLGHYADATITKADAKACEVRVDTVEDAPLKRPRLNLGIACLKDDALEEVVFHAAQTETDSVIFLRTDYSQEPKNSDLKKTVRRAELKALVSLKQSKKPWMTRIEGPIEFAEWLSQYKGDLILCDIDGVRKLDLGLEESSANGNAAGGSIANENAAPITLLVGPEGGFSPREIEAVKSFKNGKVHLLNLGNTRLRARTAAIIALGKVL; encoded by the coding sequence ATGAAAACTCCCGATAGCCGTTTCTATTGTCCGCTCATTAGCGTTGGTACCATTATCTTGGACGAAAACGAAAGCAGCCATGCCGTACGCGTTTGCCGTGCTGCAAATGGCGACATATTGCAACTCTGCGATGGCCTCGGGCATTACGCCGACGCAACGATTACCAAGGCAGACGCCAAGGCCTGCGAAGTCCGCGTAGATACGGTCGAAGACGCGCCCCTCAAGCGCCCGCGCCTGAATCTCGGTATCGCCTGCCTCAAGGATGACGCGCTCGAAGAAGTCGTATTCCATGCAGCACAAACCGAAACGGACAGCGTTATTTTCTTGCGTACAGACTATTCGCAGGAACCGAAAAATTCCGATTTGAAAAAGACAGTTCGCCGCGCCGAGCTGAAAGCGCTCGTGAGTTTAAAGCAATCGAAAAAGCCCTGGATGACACGCATCGAAGGGCCGATTGAATTTGCGGAATGGCTTTCGCAGTATAAAGGAGACTTGATCCTCTGCGATATCGATGGAGTACGCAAATTGGATTTGGGTTTGGAGGAAAGCTCCGCAAACGGGAATGCCGCGGGCGGTTCCATAGCAAATGAAAATGCCGCACCGATTACTTTACTTGTAGGCCCGGAAGGCGGTTTTTCGCCCCGCGAAATCGAAGCGGTAAAATCGTTCAAGAACGGCAAAGTCCATTTGCTGAACCTCGGTAACACGCGCCTCCGCGCAAGAACAGCCGCAATAATTGCACTAGGGAAAGTTTTATAG